From one Pedobacter faecalis genomic stretch:
- a CDS encoding N-acetylmuramoyl-L-alanine amidase, with amino-acid sequence MKNSPVSKNVFALISFAVLLSSCGGGKYAATNKIYKSQARAYAKIIEATPPLNQGSETIPANQQAWVGSVNFGLRKPNFVILHHTAQKSTEQTINTFILARTQVSAHYIIGRDGKVIQMVNDYLRSHHAGAGKWGNDTDLNSSSIGIELDNTGSEPYPDAQINSLLEVLAALKKKHNIPVANFIGHSDMAPGRKQDPNMFPWKTLAEKGFGYWYDAILITPSDTFDTKAALRIIGYDVSNLPAAITAFKRHFIQTDISPALTPYDKQVLFSLYRKYL; translated from the coding sequence ATGAAAAACTCCCCCGTCAGCAAAAATGTTTTTGCCCTTATAAGTTTTGCCGTTCTGCTTAGCTCCTGCGGAGGCGGAAAATATGCAGCGACGAATAAAATCTATAAAAGTCAGGCCAGGGCCTATGCAAAGATAATTGAAGCAACGCCCCCTTTAAATCAGGGAAGTGAGACAATTCCCGCGAATCAACAGGCATGGGTTGGCTCTGTAAATTTCGGACTGAGAAAGCCGAATTTTGTTATTCTTCATCATACCGCGCAAAAATCGACCGAACAAACCATCAATACCTTTATCCTGGCAAGAACACAAGTGAGTGCTCACTACATAATTGGGCGCGACGGAAAAGTGATCCAGATGGTAAATGATTACCTCAGATCTCATCATGCCGGCGCGGGCAAATGGGGAAATGATACCGATCTTAATTCGTCGTCGATCGGCATTGAACTGGATAACACGGGAAGCGAACCCTATCCTGACGCTCAAATCAACAGTCTTCTCGAGGTACTAGCCGCGCTGAAAAAGAAGCACAACATTCCGGTAGCCAATTTTATAGGTCACTCCGATATGGCGCCCGGCCGAAAGCAGGATCCGAATATGTTTCCATGGAAAACACTTGCCGAGAAAGGTTTCGGATATTGGTATGACGCTATTCTAATAACGCCTTCTGATACCTTTGATACAAAAGCTGCGCTTCGGATTATCGGATATGACGTCAGTAATCTCCCGGCCGCAATTACCGCCTTTAAGCGGCATTTTATTCAAACAGATATTAGCCCTGCACTAACGCCCTACGATAAACAGGTGTTATTCAGTTTGTACCGCAAATATCTCTAG